The DNA segment TCAAGTGTTTCGATTTGTTCCTTCTTTTAAAGTTGGAAGTATACATTGGAATATATAACGACACAACAAAAGTTCGTATGTAGCGAAACAAGTACGTTAAGAGAGGTAGCCGTGTGTGAAGAAGGGTTAGGTGCAGCAACCAAAATTATTATGGTAAGCCATCACTTCGCACACGCCATGGAGACTGTGTAGTGGCCTTGAAGAAAAATCCCATGAATTATAAGACAAGGAGTTGTCTGTGTGTGGGGATGAGAGCGAGTGAGAGCAGATTAATTCTCATCACCGGCTCTCCcctgcctcttcttcctctcctctgaAAATGAAGCTCTcgatcttcttctccttcctcctcgtcTCCTCCTTCCATCTATCTTCCTCCCAACGCTACAATGCCCTGTTCAACTTCGGCGACTCCATGTCTGACACCGGCAATGTCGTCCTGGCCGGCCTCCCTTATGGCATGACCTACTTCGGCCGCCCCACCGGCCGCTGCTCCGACGGCCGACTCGTCATCGATTTCATCGGTACAACTCCCTCCACCCTTTCCGCATTTTGAGTGTACCGATCTGCTCCCGAGAGCTGCTGCTTCTCAGTCTACCATCTGCTTGTCGCAGCTGAGGGCATCGGGCTGCCGCACCTACATCCCAACACCGCCAAGGACGCGGACTTCCACCAGGGCGCTAACTTCGCCTTCATCGCCGCCACGACCCTCCCGTTCGACTTCTTCCACCAGCGTGGCCTCAGCAAGGGCCTCTGGGTGAACGCTTCCATCCACGAACAGGTGGATCGGTTCGAGAAGCTTCTGCCCTCCATCTGCGGCACGCCTCAAGGTCGCAACGGAGGCCATGTCCTTCTCCCCCAGTTCCATCTGCGCTTCGCCGTCCGATCTTGACATCTGTGGGTGCAGAATGCAGGGACTTCTTGGGCAAATCTCTGCTAGTAGTCGGCGAGTTCGGAGGAAACGACTACAGCACCGGGCTCTTCGCCAGCAGGAACGTATCGGAAGTGAGAACCTTCGTGCCCCCTGTCACCCAAGCCATTGTGGAGGGACTCGAGGTAATTGAACTGCGGATCTAGTAAGAAAAGAATCTCTGGCCATAATACGATGAGGGTTGTTGATGGGGTTCCCTGTCGGCGCAGAGATTGATCGGCCTCGGCGCGGTGGATATCATCGTGCCAGCGCTACTGCCGGTGGGTTGCTTCCCGCTGTACCTGACGCTCTACAACACCTCCGATCCGGAGGACTACGGCCCCAGGACCGGGTGCATGAGGCGGCACAACGCCTTGTCCTGGTACCACAACACGCTGCTCCGCCGTCAGCTCGACCGCCTCCGGCCGAAGTACCCGGCGGTGTCGATCCGGTTCGCCGACTTCTATGCCCAGGTCTTCGATTTCGCCATCAATCCTCTCAAATACGGTTAGTCTGTTCTGCTTCCTCTCGCCCTTACAAGATCATCATTCTTCTCATCATCACACATATCACAGACCCTATGATCATTCTCCTTTGCAATCGTATGATCATAATGATGCATAGTAATCTATTCAGACGTCGAAGAAACCACTGATTAAGATAGTCCAAACGGCCTTAACCGATCGCTCTTAAGTCGTTCGATCAAATGTCTattcaaaaaaaaggaaaattatgTACTTCTCAAACAGGGAGGTTAAATAAGCAATACGTGGGTTCGGATTGTTATCGGTAGTGGTACATGACTTAGCCCTGTTATAATATGGTCCACCTAATTAAAGGATCTATGGATCCATTAATAATGTAAATGTACACATTCGAAAGGAATTATGGTTGGATCCCACTGGTCCATATCAATATACGGGCAATGGGAAGGTTCAAATCGATAGCACAATTGTGTCAGATCGGACCCTGCTTTACAAAGGCCCGGTAACCAGGTGGCACGCAGCAGCACTCCTCGCGGCAGCGTCCACATGCTTCTTTGGCCCGCCCTCCTCTTGCCACCGTCGGTTGGCTGAAGGTCCCAGTGGCCTGTTATTGTTTCATCATGGAACCCCTTTTTATTTTCTACGACGTGCTACATTCATGATTGGTTGAGTTCAGTAACAAATCATGTCTTTCTCATCCCATTCACGCATACACCCCACAGTATTACATGTGGAAGTGACTGGTGGTGACTCTGCTCTACAGTATTACTTGTTGCGAGCCTCTTCTGTTGATGCATTGGATTGCTAATCCAATAATGGCCTGATAGATTTACATGGCATGAGGCTGTAGAGCAGGCTGATTGAATGACGATCAGAGGTGTAGGTTAACATGTATGCAATCAATTTAGTATTAGATTgatagatgatgatgatgtgtgctTTGTTGTTGCGACAACCAAATATATGATGTAGGCTTTCATCATGAAACAGAAAATTATTATATCGAGTTACCATAGGGCTATTGTTAGATTCTGGCATGATCTGTCTCGATAGAATGACCGATCCAACCTGGAACAGCATGTCTCAAGATTGTTTGGTTTACCAAATGCAAATGGATGGATCTTTAACTCTGGAACTTACAGGTTTTAAAGATGGAGCCCTAAGAACCTGTTGTGGGGCTCCCGGGTTGCGCAATTACAACTTCAATCTGCACGCCAAGTGCGATCAGAACGGCTCGAGCGTGTGCCCGGATCCGACAACTCATGTGAGCTGGGACGGAATCCATATGACAGAAGCCGCTCACCGCATCATCGCCCAAGGTTGGCTTCACGGCCCCTACGTCGATCCACCCATTGTGAGCTCTAGCAACAATTAAGACCTTGTCATGGCAAACTAATGACCAAAAGAGTTTTACGAGTAGAGTGCATTGTTGTCATTAATTTCCTGCCCCCGTTGTGCTGCGGGGAGAAGAGGTACTGCCTGTGGTTCATCCCATGCTCCGAATTTATTTCTTGTAGTCGAGCTTTCATCTGACACTCGGTTCTTCGTTTATTAGTGGTATAGATTATTTTTGTTCAGAAGAGAGTTACTTGGTAAAATGGGTTTGTGCTACTCTGGTACACATTGTCTTCTAAATGGCATCTCTCATTTGTTG comes from the Musa acuminata AAA Group cultivar baxijiao chromosome BXJ2-8, Cavendish_Baxijiao_AAA, whole genome shotgun sequence genome and includes:
- the LOC135619596 gene encoding GDSL esterase/lipase At5g45910-like isoform X2 translates to MKLSIFFSFLLVSSFHLSSSQRYNALFNFGDSMSDTGNVVLAGLPYGMTYFGRPTGRCSDGRLVIDFIAEGIGLPHLHPNTAKDADFHQGANFAFIAATTLPFDFFHQRGLSKGLWVNASIHEQVDRFEKLLPSICGTPQECRDFLGKSLLVVGEFGGNDYSTGLFASRNVSEVRTFVPPVTQAIVEGLERLIGLGAVDIIVPALLPVGCFPLYLTLYNTSDPEDYGPRTGCMRRHNALSWYHNTLLRRQLDRLRPKYPAVSIRFADFYAQVFDFAINPLKYAATTKTPPSHACNSCSARRQ
- the LOC135619596 gene encoding GDSL esterase/lipase At5g45910-like isoform X1 yields the protein MKLSIFFSFLLVSSFHLSSSQRYNALFNFGDSMSDTGNVVLAGLPYGMTYFGRPTGRCSDGRLVIDFIAEGIGLPHLHPNTAKDADFHQGANFAFIAATTLPFDFFHQRGLSKGLWVNASIHEQVDRFEKLLPSICGTPQECRDFLGKSLLVVGEFGGNDYSTGLFASRNVSEVRTFVPPVTQAIVEGLERLIGLGAVDIIVPALLPVGCFPLYLTLYNTSDPEDYGPRTGCMRRHNALSWYHNTLLRRQLDRLRPKYPAVSIRFADFYAQVFDFAINPLKYGFKDGALRTCCGAPGLRNYNFNLHAKCDQNGSSVCPDPTTHVSWDGIHMTEAAHRIIAQGWLHGPYVDPPIVSSSNN